One Microvirga thermotolerans DNA window includes the following coding sequences:
- the irr gene encoding Fur family transcriptional regulator Irr: MTDPLAAYIESTTAPAHRRGCPLSELRDKLRRVGLRPTRQRVSLGWLLFGKGDRHITAEMLFDEATRARVPVSLATVYNTLHQFTEAGLLRQLAVDGAKAYFDTNPTEHHHFFLEEEGELVDMPSTAVSVGDLPPPPPGMEVAGVEVIVRLRRKAA, encoded by the coding sequence ATGACCGATCCGTTGGCCGCCTATATCGAGTCCACGACCGCCCCCGCCCACCGGCGGGGCTGCCCGCTCTCGGAGCTGCGGGACAAGCTGCGGCGCGTGGGCCTGCGGCCGACCCGGCAGCGGGTGTCCCTGGGCTGGCTGCTGTTCGGCAAGGGCGACCGCCACATCACGGCCGAGATGCTCTTCGACGAGGCCACCCGCGCCCGGGTGCCCGTCTCCCTCGCGACCGTCTACAACACCCTCCACCAGTTCACGGAAGCCGGCCTCCTGCGCCAGCTCGCGGTGGACGGGGCGAAGGCCTATTTCGACACGAACCCGACCGAGCACCACCACTTCTTCCTCGAGGAGGAGGGCGAGCTGGTCGACATGCCGTCCACGGCCGTCAGCGTCGGCGACCTGCCGCCCCCGCCCCCGGGCATGGAGGTGGCGGGCGTCGAGGTGATCGTGCGCCTGCGCCGCAAGGCCGCCTGA
- the fabA gene encoding 3-hydroxyacyl-[acyl-carrier-protein] dehydratase FabA, which translates to MARPSSFTYEELLACGRGEMFGPGNAQLPLPPMLMFDRITSIGEDGGEHGKGHVRAELDVRPDLWFFPCHFKGDPVMPGCLGLDALWQMVGFFLGWSGSPGRGRALGVGEVKFSDQVLPTVKKVVYGVDLKRVFRSKLVLGIADGWLEADGRRIYEAKDLRVGLFQAEPAGG; encoded by the coding sequence ATGGCCCGCCCGTCGAGCTTTACTTACGAGGAGCTTCTCGCCTGCGGGCGCGGAGAGATGTTCGGCCCCGGCAATGCGCAGCTTCCGCTGCCGCCGATGCTCATGTTCGACCGCATCACCTCCATCGGCGAGGACGGAGGCGAGCACGGCAAGGGCCATGTGCGCGCCGAGCTCGACGTCCGGCCGGACCTCTGGTTCTTCCCCTGCCACTTCAAGGGCGACCCGGTGATGCCGGGCTGCCTCGGGCTCGACGCCCTGTGGCAGATGGTGGGCTTCTTCCTGGGCTGGTCCGGCTCCCCCGGCCGCGGCCGGGCGCTCGGCGTCGGCGAGGTGAAGTTCTCCGACCAGGTCCTCCCCACGGTCAAGAAGGTGGTCTACGGGGTCGACCTCAAGCGCGTCTTCCGCTCCAAGCTCGTGCTCGGCATCGCCGACGGCTGGCTGGAGGCGGACGGGCGGCGGATCTACGAGGCCAAGGACCTGCGGGTCGGGCTGTTCCAGGCCGAACCGGCCGGCGGCTAG
- the fabB gene encoding beta-ketoacyl-ACP synthase I: protein MRRVVVTGMGIVSSIGNTTQEVLASLREAKSGIGKAEDYEKFGFRCQVHGAPTLNPEEMVDRRAMRFHGKGTAWNHVAMDQAIRDAGLEESDISNERTGIVMGSGGPSTRTIVEAADITRDKGPKRIGPFAVPKAMSSTASATLATWFKIKGVNYSISSACATSNHCIGNAYELIQMGKQDLMFAGGCEDLDWSLSSLFDAMGAMSTKFNDTPARASRAYDANRDGFVIAGGAGVLVLEELERAKARGARIYGEIVGYGATSDGYDMVAPSGEGAVRCMRMALQNVKTPVDYINPHATSTPVGDLKEIEAIREVFGSGDRCPPISATKSLTGHSLGATGVQEAIYSLLMMNNGFICESAHIDELDPAFADMPIVRSRIDNAKIDTVLSNSFGFGGTNATLVFSRYNA, encoded by the coding sequence ATGAGGCGCGTCGTCGTCACCGGAATGGGCATCGTTTCGTCCATCGGCAACACCACGCAGGAGGTGCTGGCCTCTCTGCGGGAAGCGAAATCCGGCATCGGCAAGGCCGAGGATTACGAGAAGTTCGGCTTCCGCTGCCAGGTGCACGGCGCCCCCACCCTGAACCCGGAGGAGATGGTCGACCGCCGCGCCATGCGCTTCCACGGCAAGGGCACCGCCTGGAACCACGTGGCCATGGACCAGGCGATCCGCGACGCCGGGCTCGAGGAGAGCGACATCTCCAACGAGCGCACCGGCATCGTCATGGGCTCCGGCGGCCCCTCCACCCGCACCATCGTGGAGGCCGCCGACATCACCCGCGACAAGGGCCCGAAGCGCATCGGCCCCTTCGCGGTGCCGAAGGCCATGTCCTCCACCGCCTCCGCGACGCTGGCCACCTGGTTCAAGATCAAGGGCGTGAACTATTCGATCTCCTCCGCCTGCGCCACGTCCAACCACTGCATCGGCAACGCCTACGAGCTGATCCAGATGGGCAAGCAGGACCTGATGTTCGCCGGCGGCTGCGAGGACCTGGACTGGTCCCTGTCCTCCCTGTTCGACGCCATGGGCGCCATGTCCACCAAGTTCAACGACACCCCGGCCAGGGCCTCGCGCGCCTACGACGCGAACCGGGACGGGTTCGTGATCGCCGGCGGCGCCGGCGTCCTCGTGCTGGAGGAGCTGGAGCGCGCCAAGGCCCGCGGCGCCCGCATCTACGGCGAGATCGTCGGCTACGGCGCCACGTCGGACGGCTACGACATGGTAGCCCCCTCCGGCGAGGGCGCGGTGCGCTGCATGCGCATGGCGCTGCAGAACGTGAAGACGCCGGTGGACTACATCAACCCGCACGCGACCTCGACCCCGGTCGGCGACCTGAAGGAGATCGAGGCGATCCGCGAGGTGTTCGGTTCCGGCGACAGGTGCCCGCCCATCTCCGCCACCAAGTCGCTCACCGGCCACTCCCTCGGGGCGACCGGCGTGCAGGAGGCGATCTATTCCCTTCTCATGATGAACAACGGCTTCATCTGCGAGAGCGCCCATATCGACGAACTCGACCCCGCCTTCGCCGACATGCCGATCGTGCGCAGCCGGATCGACAACGCCAAGATCGACACGGTGCTCTCCAACTCCTTCGGATTCGGCGGCACCAACGCGACTCTGGTGTTCAGCCGTTATAACGCTTAA
- the fabI gene encoding enoyl-ACP reductase FabI: protein MTGLMQGKRGLIMGVANDHSIAWGIAKTLAAHGAELAFTYQGEALGKRVTPLAQSLGSDLVLSCDVEDLASVDKAFEALDARWDGLDFVVHAIGFSDKAQLKGSYVDVTTRENFSRTMVISCFSFTEVAQRAAKRMRNGGSLLTLTYGGSTRVMPNYNVMGVAKAALEASVRYIAADLGPRGIRCNAISAGPVRTLAGAGISDARLMFTYQKAHAPLRRTVTIEEIGGSALYLLSDLSSGVTGEIHYVDSGYNIISMPRPEVLKAQDAAGVTGEEG from the coding sequence GTGACCGGTCTGATGCAAGGAAAGCGCGGCCTCATCATGGGCGTCGCGAACGACCACTCCATCGCCTGGGGCATCGCCAAGACCCTGGCCGCCCACGGCGCCGAGCTCGCCTTCACCTACCAGGGCGAGGCGCTCGGGAAGCGGGTGACGCCGCTCGCCCAGTCCCTCGGCTCGGATCTGGTGCTCTCCTGCGACGTGGAGGACCTCGCCTCCGTCGACAAGGCGTTCGAGGCCCTCGACGCCCGCTGGGACGGCCTCGACTTCGTGGTCCACGCCATCGGCTTCTCGGACAAGGCGCAGCTCAAGGGCTCGTACGTGGACGTCACCACCCGCGAGAACTTCTCGCGCACCATGGTGATCTCCTGCTTCTCCTTCACGGAGGTCGCCCAGCGCGCCGCGAAGCGGATGAGGAACGGCGGCTCGCTCCTCACGCTCACCTACGGCGGCTCGACCCGCGTGATGCCCAACTACAACGTGATGGGCGTGGCGAAGGCGGCGCTGGAGGCGAGCGTGCGCTACATCGCGGCCGATCTCGGCCCCCGCGGCATCCGCTGCAACGCCATCTCCGCCGGGCCGGTCAGGACGCTCGCGGGGGCGGGCATCTCCGACGCCCGGCTCATGTTCACCTACCAGAAGGCCCACGCGCCGCTCCGCCGCACGGTCACCATTGAGGAGATCGGCGGCTCGGCGCTCTACCTGCTCTCCGACCTGTCGAGCGGCGTGACCGGCGAGATCCACTACGTGGATTCCGGCTACAACATCATCTCCATGCCCCGCCCGGAGGTGCTGAAGGCGCAGGACGCCGCCGGCGTGACGGGCGAGGAGGGATAG
- a CDS encoding GNAT family N-acetyltransferase has product MQPGRTALVLRPVVPEGHPFSALEEASLREGYRMVRRIREEWADGGNRFARPGEILLGAFLGEALAGLCGRTVDPYRSDPRAGRIRRLYVHPNVRRLGTGRRLVETLAADALPFFDVLNVRAPAEAFPFYERLGFARVTGDGTVTHRLRLSGPERRPEGRPAPLTPRA; this is encoded by the coding sequence TTGCAGCCCGGCCGCACGGCCCTGGTCCTCCGCCCCGTCGTTCCCGAAGGCCACCCGTTCTCGGCCCTCGAGGAGGCCAGTCTCCGCGAAGGATATCGGATGGTGCGGCGGATCCGGGAGGAGTGGGCGGACGGCGGCAACCGGTTCGCCCGGCCGGGCGAAATTCTGCTCGGCGCCTTCCTGGGCGAGGCGCTGGCCGGCCTGTGCGGCCGCACCGTCGATCCCTATCGAAGCGATCCCCGCGCCGGGCGCATCAGGCGCCTCTACGTGCATCCGAATGTCCGGCGCCTCGGGACGGGCCGGCGCCTCGTCGAGACCCTGGCGGCCGACGCGCTGCCCTTCTTCGACGTCCTGAACGTGCGGGCGCCCGCCGAAGCCTTCCCCTTCTACGAACGCCTCGGCTTCGCCCGCGTGACGGGCGACGGAACCGTTACCCATCGCCTTCGGCTCTCCGGCCCTGAGAGGCGCCCGGAAGGCCGTCCCGCGCCGCTCACTCCGCGGGCGTGA
- a CDS encoding thioredoxin domain-containing protein translates to MSAQPMILLTRRSLLAGLSLSGLAAPALAQKAPEPERIPVELFEDTLDLPSAVRLGHAHGDVIVVEYFDYNCPYCKRSAQDLPALLKAEPEITYVLVNYAVLGLPSVTATKAALAYFQLYGAERYLPFHLALFRLRGPVDGERALSEAERLGGDRKRLTEAANAERTGQWMKQAFTLGNSLGLVATPSYLVGTEAYVGGMSLDQKRAAIARARG, encoded by the coding sequence GTGAGTGCACAGCCCATGATTCTCCTCACCCGCCGCTCGCTCCTTGCCGGCCTCTCCCTGTCCGGCCTCGCCGCTCCCGCCCTCGCCCAGAAGGCGCCGGAGCCGGAGCGGATTCCCGTGGAGCTGTTCGAGGACACCCTGGACCTGCCCTCGGCCGTCCGGCTCGGGCACGCCCACGGGGACGTGATCGTGGTCGAGTACTTCGACTACAACTGCCCCTACTGCAAGCGCTCGGCGCAGGACCTGCCGGCCCTGCTCAAGGCGGAGCCCGAGATCACCTATGTCCTCGTCAACTACGCGGTGCTGGGCCTGCCCTCGGTGACCGCGACCAAGGCGGCCCTGGCCTATTTCCAGCTCTACGGAGCGGAGCGCTACCTGCCGTTCCACCTCGCCCTGTTCCGCCTGCGCGGCCCGGTGGACGGGGAACGGGCCCTGTCCGAGGCGGAGCGCCTCGGCGGCGACCGCAAGCGTCTCACCGAGGCGGCGAACGCGGAGCGCACGGGTCAGTGGATGAAGCAGGCCTTCACCCTCGGCAATTCCCTCGGCCTCGTGGCGACCCCCTCCTATCTCGTCGGCACGGAGGCCTATGTGGGCGGGATGTCCCTCGACCAGAAGCGCGCCGCCATCGCCCGCGCGCGGGGGTGA
- the murJ gene encoding murein biosynthesis integral membrane protein MurJ, which produces MSLLRSSLLVGLGTVASRVLGFARDILFAQVLGAGPVADAFLAAFRLPNLVRRVVAEGGLNPALVPALGRLEPGEAARVAGDVTIVFALLLLGLVALVEIAAGPVALLLAPGLSGQEGAAELAALYTRLAFPTVLGVTLASVGAAFLNMRRRYGAATLAPLAVNGGLILALLALERLSLPPEREAAFLAAASSAAGLIQLAAIAAALARGDRPVRFRRPVPSPALKGLLLAGLPALLASGAMQLFVLAGTQIASFWPSGVSWLYYAERVVQLPLGLMAALAGSVLLPELASRHREGGTEALREAQDRALGLALLLALPAAAALAVLAGPIAAVLFRRGAFDAADAQGTALVLMGLSAGLPFATAGKVLSQTLFARGALRGTLLAALAGLAATAAAGAVLGRLLGMGGIALGISLGCLAHALALVLLLRRAGLWRPGPGLRARALRIVPATATMALGLAAALALAPEPGPVGLAALCGGGLALYAAAAWLAGAVGREDLALAVKKP; this is translated from the coding sequence ATGTCGCTCCTGCGCTCCTCGCTCCTGGTCGGCCTCGGCACCGTGGCCTCGCGGGTCCTGGGCTTCGCCCGGGACATCCTGTTCGCGCAGGTCCTGGGCGCGGGACCGGTGGCGGATGCCTTCCTCGCCGCGTTCCGCCTGCCGAACCTGGTGCGCCGGGTCGTCGCGGAGGGCGGTCTCAACCCGGCCCTGGTCCCCGCCCTGGGGCGTCTCGAGCCCGGCGAGGCGGCGCGGGTCGCCGGAGACGTGACCATCGTCTTCGCCCTCCTGCTCCTCGGGCTCGTCGCCCTGGTGGAGATCGCGGCGGGCCCCGTCGCCCTGCTCCTGGCCCCCGGCCTTTCCGGGCAGGAGGGAGCGGCGGAGCTCGCGGCGCTCTACACCCGCCTCGCCTTTCCCACCGTGCTCGGGGTGACCCTCGCCTCCGTCGGCGCGGCCTTCCTCAACATGCGCCGCCGCTACGGCGCGGCGACCCTGGCGCCGCTCGCGGTGAACGGCGGGCTGATCCTGGCCCTCCTCGCCCTCGAACGGCTGTCCCTCCCGCCGGAGCGGGAGGCCGCCTTCCTCGCCGCCGCCTCCAGCGCGGCGGGCCTGATCCAGCTCGCCGCGATCGCGGCGGCCCTCGCCCGCGGCGACCGGCCGGTGCGGTTCCGCCGGCCCGTCCCCTCGCCCGCCCTGAAGGGCCTGCTCCTCGCAGGCCTTCCGGCCCTTCTCGCCAGCGGCGCCATGCAGCTCTTCGTCCTGGCGGGAACCCAGATCGCCTCCTTCTGGCCCTCGGGCGTGTCGTGGCTCTATTACGCCGAGCGGGTGGTGCAGCTCCCCCTCGGGCTCATGGCGGCGCTCGCCGGCAGCGTCCTCCTGCCGGAGCTCGCCTCCCGCCACCGCGAGGGGGGAACGGAGGCCCTGCGCGAGGCCCAGGATCGGGCGCTCGGCCTCGCCCTCCTCCTCGCCCTCCCGGCGGCGGCCGCCCTCGCGGTCCTGGCCGGGCCCATCGCCGCGGTGCTCTTCCGGCGCGGCGCCTTCGACGCGGCGGACGCGCAGGGCACCGCCCTGGTGCTCATGGGCCTGAGCGCCGGGCTGCCCTTCGCCACCGCGGGCAAGGTGCTGAGCCAGACCCTCTTCGCCCGGGGCGCCCTCCGGGGCACCCTTCTCGCCGCCCTCGCCGGGCTTGCCGCGACGGCGGCTGCGGGGGCCGTTCTCGGCCGCCTCCTCGGCATGGGCGGGATCGCGCTCGGGATCAGCCTCGGCTGCCTCGCCCATGCGCTCGCGCTGGTGCTCCTCCTGCGGCGGGCCGGCCTGTGGCGCCCCGGCCCCGGCCTCAGGGCGCGCGCCCTGCGGATCGTGCCGGCCACCGCCACCATGGCCCTCGGCCTCGCCGCCGCCCTCGCCCTCGCGCCGGAGCCGGGCCCGGTCGGCCTTGCCGCCCTCTGCGGCGGCGGGCTCGCGCTCTATGCCGCCGCCGCATGGCTTGCCGGCGCGGTCGGACGGGAGGATCTCGCGCTTGCGGTCAAAAAGCCTTAA
- the trpS gene encoding tryptophan--tRNA ligase, with amino-acid sequence MAQFKELVFSGVQPTGNLHLGNYLGAIKRFVAMQETHDCIYCVVDMHAITVWQDPKELNRQIREVTAAFLAAGIDPQKHIVFNQSQVSEHAELAWVFNCIARMGWANRMTQFKEKAGKDRENASVGLFAYPMLMAADILVYRATHVPVGEDQKQHLELTRDIAQKFNNDFAESIAAHGFGDAFFPLTEPMIAGPATRVMSLRDGSKKMSKSDPSDYSRINLTDDADAIAQKIRKAKTDPEPLPSEVDGLKTRPEAENLVAIYAALTDSTPADVLREHGGAQFSGFKAALVDVAVAKLSPVAGEMRRLMADPGHIDQVLAQGSDRARVLAARTMDAVKDIVGFVRAR; translated from the coding sequence ATGGCGCAGTTCAAGGAGCTCGTGTTCTCGGGCGTTCAGCCGACGGGCAATCTGCATCTCGGAAACTATCTCGGCGCCATCAAGCGCTTCGTCGCCATGCAGGAGACCCACGACTGCATTTACTGCGTCGTGGACATGCACGCGATCACCGTGTGGCAGGACCCCAAGGAGCTGAACCGCCAGATCCGCGAGGTGACGGCGGCCTTCCTGGCGGCGGGCATCGACCCGCAGAAGCACATCGTCTTCAACCAGAGCCAGGTGTCCGAGCACGCGGAGCTTGCCTGGGTGTTCAACTGCATCGCCCGCATGGGCTGGGCGAACCGCATGACCCAGTTCAAGGAGAAGGCGGGCAAGGACCGGGAGAACGCCTCGGTCGGCCTCTTCGCCTATCCCATGCTCATGGCCGCCGACATCCTGGTCTACCGCGCGACCCACGTGCCCGTGGGCGAGGACCAGAAGCAGCACCTGGAGCTGACCCGCGACATCGCGCAGAAGTTCAACAACGACTTCGCCGAATCGATCGCCGCCCACGGCTTCGGGGACGCCTTCTTCCCGCTCACCGAGCCGATGATCGCCGGGCCCGCGACCCGGGTCATGTCCCTGCGCGACGGCTCGAAGAAGATGTCCAAGTCGGACCCGTCCGACTATTCGCGCATCAACCTGACGGACGACGCGGACGCCATCGCCCAGAAGATCCGCAAGGCGAAGACCGACCCGGAGCCCCTGCCCTCCGAGGTGGACGGGCTCAAGACCCGCCCCGAGGCGGAGAACCTGGTGGCGATCTACGCCGCGCTCACGGACTCGACCCCGGCCGACGTCCTGCGCGAGCACGGCGGGGCGCAGTTCTCCGGCTTCAAGGCCGCCCTGGTGGACGTGGCGGTGGCGAAGCTCTCGCCCGTCGCCGGCGAGATGCGCCGCCTCATGGCCGACCCGGGCCATATCGACCAGGTCCTGGCGCAGGGCTCCGACCGGGCCCGCGTGCTCGCGGCACGGACCATGGATGCGGTGAAGGATATCGTCGGCTTCGTGCGGGCGCGCTAG
- a CDS encoding universal stress protein yields the protein MSGKRQSYETGHRPKFLVVVDATTECSRAIHFAARRAARTGASMIMLAVVEPPDNFEWIGVGEAMVEEAREEARKRLDAAAGEARSAAGVEPETAIRVGPRAEEIIRLIHEDEDISFLVLAAGTGKDGPGPLVSTLAGKAASTFPVPIVIVPGSLTDEEIDALAG from the coding sequence TTGAGCGGCAAGCGCCAATCCTACGAGACCGGACACCGGCCGAAATTCCTGGTGGTGGTCGACGCGACGACGGAATGCTCCCGCGCCATCCACTTCGCGGCGCGGCGCGCAGCGCGCACGGGGGCGAGCATGATCATGCTCGCCGTGGTCGAGCCGCCCGACAATTTCGAGTGGATCGGCGTGGGCGAGGCGATGGTCGAGGAGGCGCGGGAGGAGGCCCGCAAGCGCCTCGACGCCGCCGCCGGCGAGGCGCGCAGCGCCGCCGGGGTCGAGCCCGAGACCGCGATCCGGGTCGGCCCGCGGGCCGAGGAGATCATCCGGCTCATCCACGAGGACGAGGACATCTCCTTCCTGGTGCTCGCCGCCGGCACCGGCAAGGACGGCCCCGGCCCCCTCGTCTCCACCCTCGCCGGCAAGGCCGCCTCCACGTTTCCCGTCCCCATCGTCATCGTGCCCGGCAGCCTGACCGACGAGGAGATCGACGCCCTCGCGGGGTGA